A single genomic interval of Candidatus Jordarchaeales archaeon harbors:
- a CDS encoding DUF655 domain-containing protein: MEKAGERKKHEKKYEEYAYVLDYLPRGRIDDRRPVHQRKPLVQAVGEEFFTLLELVPKKGASFSLHERVYIGKGERKKIDYVEKRITYDELTSVAKSELPIVIEKIVEKNEKRFVDFFNNAQPISTRLHQLKLIPGIGEKTMWRILEEREKEPFKDFNDLAERGKVHEPKKAIVNRILSELKGENKYHLFTKPLSPEPAEVSHQPKKQPKAQGSQDGK, from the coding sequence GTGGAAAAAGCCGGTGAGAGGAAGAAGCACGAGAAGAAATACGAGGAGTACGCTTATGTTTTAGACTACCTGCCCCGAGGGCGGATAGACGATAGGAGACCGGTGCATCAACGTAAGCCCTTAGTCCAGGCTGTTGGAGAAGAATTCTTCACATTGCTTGAGCTGGTTCCAAAGAAGGGTGCATCTTTTTCCCTTCATGAACGCGTGTACATAGGTAAGGGTGAACGAAAAAAGATAGATTACGTTGAAAAGCGTATCACTTATGACGAGCTAACGTCTGTTGCCAAGAGCGAGCTGCCAATAGTCATTGAGAAAATAGTCGAGAAAAACGAGAAACGTTTCGTTGACTTTTTCAACAACGCACAGCCAATCTCTACGCGCCTTCATCAGCTCAAATTAATACCGGGAATTGGAGAAAAGACCATGTGGCGCATTCTAGAAGAACGGGAAAAAGAACCTTTTAAGGACTTCAACGACCTAGCCGAAAGAGGAAAAGTTCACGAGCCTAAAAAAGCCATAGTCAACAGGATACTCTCTGAACTAAAAGGCGAAAACAAATACCACCTTTTCACCAAACCATTATCGCCTGAACCAGCAGAAGTTTCGCACCAGCCTAAAAAGCAGCCCAAAGCTCAGGGATCACAGGATGGAAAATGA
- a CDS encoding RNA methyltransferase, with amino-acid sequence MRAVCEIVVVLVEPEHASNVGAVARLIKNFMGELVIVNPKFSSFEEAYILAKRGKDVLEQARIVSSIEEAVSNVDCVVATTAKLGDQYNVFRTAITPQLLAENLKSVRGRVAILFGRESIGLTNEELKLADIVVTIPTSDTYPTLNLSHAVAIVLYELFKSLSGSKRIKARTANKVEREQAIKFFREIIQLLGYREEKIPLVEKAFRNIISRAWISGREIYTLLGVLRKIRDRLSAQPQVEE; translated from the coding sequence GTGAGGGCGGTGTGCGAAATAGTGGTCGTTTTGGTTGAACCAGAGCATGCAAGTAACGTCGGAGCGGTAGCTAGGTTGATAAAAAACTTCATGGGCGAGCTAGTCATAGTAAACCCGAAGTTCTCATCGTTTGAAGAAGCATACATACTAGCCAAACGGGGAAAGGACGTGCTGGAACAAGCTCGAATAGTAAGTAGCATAGAGGAGGCAGTATCCAACGTAGACTGCGTTGTAGCAACCACGGCCAAGCTCGGCGATCAATACAACGTATTTAGGACAGCGATCACCCCCCAATTACTTGCTGAGAATTTGAAGAGCGTTAGAGGACGAGTGGCAATACTTTTCGGTAGGGAAAGCATTGGGCTGACGAACGAAGAGCTAAAACTGGCAGACATTGTCGTCACAATTCCAACATCAGATACTTATCCTACTCTCAACCTCTCTCACGCTGTAGCAATAGTTCTTTACGAATTGTTCAAGTCTTTGTCTGGCAGCAAAAGGATTAAGGCTAGAACAGCGAACAAGGTCGAACGGGAGCAAGCAATCAAGTTCTTCAGAGAGATAATCCAACTGCTAGGATACCGGGAAGAAAAGATCCCGCTGGTGGAAAAAGCCTTCAGGAACATAATTTCGAGGGCCTGGATTAGTGGAAGAGAAATTTATACGCTTTTAGGAGTATTGAGAAAAATTAGAGACCGTCTCTCTGCACAGCCACAAGTAGAAGAGTGA
- a CDS encoding NMD3-related protein: MAKFCALCGKTSGRFIENLCLPCYFRREIDHASFNVKALVCPLCLRYRVKGKWFEPTSKLLREVVKEIIENFVKAPLHSELAGTVTFETQLGEHPSIREGSNRFVLSVIYKESELTLEEKTTVLFNLKFEKCPTCARIKKEPKEAILQFRSFDGKIDAGTRKKILSIIEESARLKNVSYKVEEKKTGFDVKFSSQGFARSLAHKLKDILDADATETFKLKSVRDGKKGVLSIALRLPPKAPTHSSTELVTEAPPRENLTTRKYMVISTAGGNIQLMDLETYDTLEVTLSSGVEQLREGEEIEAAIRDGELLFFKRASREVIFSS; this comes from the coding sequence ATGGCTAAGTTTTGTGCGCTTTGCGGTAAGACAAGTGGCCGCTTTATTGAAAATCTCTGCTTACCGTGCTATTTTAGGCGGGAAATCGACCACGCATCGTTCAATGTTAAGGCGTTAGTATGTCCTCTCTGCTTAAGATACAGGGTTAAAGGAAAGTGGTTTGAGCCTACCTCTAAATTACTGAGAGAAGTAGTTAAAGAGATAATTGAGAACTTCGTTAAAGCTCCCTTGCACTCTGAGCTTGCTGGAACAGTCACTTTTGAAACTCAATTAGGAGAACACCCCTCAATTAGAGAGGGAAGCAATCGCTTTGTGCTAAGTGTGATTTACAAAGAATCTGAACTAACCCTCGAAGAAAAAACAACCGTTCTGTTTAACTTAAAATTTGAAAAATGCCCTACGTGCGCAAGAATAAAGAAAGAACCTAAGGAGGCAATTTTACAATTCAGAAGCTTTGATGGGAAAATAGATGCAGGGACACGTAAAAAGATCCTCTCCATAATTGAGGAATCCGCCCGCTTAAAAAACGTTTCATATAAAGTTGAGGAAAAAAAGACAGGTTTTGACGTCAAGTTTTCATCGCAAGGTTTTGCACGAAGTTTAGCCCACAAACTGAAAGACATACTTGACGCTGACGCCACGGAAACCTTTAAGCTCAAAAGTGTGAGAGACGGAAAGAAAGGTGTGCTCTCAATAGCACTCAGACTCCCACCCAAAGCGCCAACTCATTCAAGTACGGAACTCGTCACCGAAGCCCCTCCCAGAGAAAACCTTACGACTAGAAAATACATGGTAATTTCAACAGCGGGGGGCAACATACAGCTGATGGATCTTGAAACATATGATACCCTAGAAGTCACACTTTCCTCCGGGGTAGAGCAACTTAGAGAAGGTGAAGAAATAGAAGCTGCAATAAGGGATGGAGAACTACTCTTTTTCAAAAGAGCCAGTCGTGAAGTAATTTTTTCATCATGA
- a CDS encoding translation initiation factor IF-2 subunit beta, which yields MDEAEYEALLDRARSQFQKDVSERPRFEVPRAVITIDGKITTLRNFKEICERLNRDPQHLLRFLARELATAGNIEGTKAVFQGVFNEAAFNKIIERYVQGYVICRECGRPDTRLEKEKRIYYLVCEACGARFSVKHI from the coding sequence TTGGATGAGGCGGAGTATGAAGCCCTTCTAGATAGAGCTAGGAGCCAGTTTCAAAAGGATGTTTCAGAACGACCGCGTTTCGAAGTTCCGCGTGCCGTAATAACGATAGATGGAAAAATAACGACGCTCAGAAACTTTAAAGAGATATGCGAGCGCCTTAACAGAGATCCTCAACACCTCTTGAGGTTCCTAGCTAGGGAATTGGCAACAGCAGGAAACATTGAAGGAACCAAGGCAGTTTTTCAAGGGGTTTTTAATGAAGCCGCGTTTAACAAAATAATTGAGCGTTATGTGCAGGGCTATGTTATATGTCGTGAATGTGGGCGGCCGGATACGCGGCTGGAGAAAGAAAAACGAATTTACTACCTGGTGTGTGAAGCTTGTGGGGCGCGCTTCTCTGTGAAGCATATATAG
- the trm14 gene encoding tRNA (guanine(6)-N2)-methyltransferase, with the protein MFTVFATTAAGIEDLAAKEAQEITGRRAHVDGPGRIAVSVDKIEEAIKLLYLARLIKRVTLKLAEASLSGTKEDLKIIYEAVQAADFTSYLTSNDSFAVRSKRVGAHEYTSIDVARVVGQAVIDRVLKEKNYRQRVNLDEPDVIFRSYVLHDRFYFALDLTGDTPLEKRGYRTELIHPAPLSPVIAAAMLKLVDWNGTRVLLDPMCGLGTIVIEAACMARGIPSAYLRKRTLQVVRHSPFPEIDLEKIFDELDSKIKYHEKPQIIGSDIKEKYVESAKKHARAVMVHDTIDFRVKRLEDYMKDEQGSFDLIVVNPPYGLRVGHPKNVETIYSSLFKVARHILSDDGSLCLITPHTKLVKMLSSNEGLTIVQERWVKYGNLDVRVFVCKK; encoded by the coding sequence TTGTTCACGGTTTTTGCAACTACAGCGGCAGGAATAGAGGATCTAGCCGCTAAGGAGGCTCAAGAAATAACTGGCAGAAGGGCGCACGTAGATGGCCCGGGAAGAATCGCTGTGAGTGTTGACAAAATAGAGGAGGCCATAAAACTGCTTTACCTTGCGCGTCTCATCAAGCGCGTCACGCTTAAACTGGCAGAAGCAAGCCTTAGCGGAACGAAGGAAGACTTGAAAATCATATATGAAGCTGTACAGGCCGCAGATTTCACTTCTTATCTAACCAGCAACGATTCTTTTGCAGTTAGAAGTAAGAGGGTGGGTGCACACGAGTATACGTCGATAGATGTGGCCCGCGTCGTCGGACAGGCAGTAATAGACCGCGTGCTTAAAGAGAAAAACTATAGACAAAGGGTCAACTTAGACGAGCCAGACGTAATATTTAGGAGCTACGTTTTACATGATCGCTTCTATTTTGCCCTCGACTTAACAGGAGATACCCCCCTGGAGAAGAGAGGCTATAGGACAGAGCTAATCCACCCCGCACCTTTAAGTCCCGTCATAGCTGCAGCGATGTTAAAACTTGTTGATTGGAACGGAACAAGGGTGCTTTTAGACCCCATGTGCGGGCTGGGCACCATAGTCATCGAGGCAGCATGCATGGCTAGGGGGATCCCATCAGCGTATCTAAGGAAGAGAACTCTTCAAGTGGTCAGACATTCTCCTTTCCCTGAAATAGACCTTGAAAAAATCTTCGACGAGTTAGACAGCAAAATAAAGTACCATGAGAAGCCACAGATAATAGGGAGTGACATTAAAGAAAAATATGTAGAGAGCGCGAAAAAACACGCGAGGGCAGTCATGGTGCATGACACCATAGATTTCAGAGTGAAGCGTTTAGAGGATTACATGAAAGATGAGCAGGGAAGTTTCGATCTAATTGTGGTTAACCCTCCATATGGTCTAAGGGTTGGTCATCCCAAAAATGTAGAAACAATTTACTCTTCACTTTTCAAGGTTGCCCGCCACATATTGTCAGACGATGGATCCTTGTGTTTAATTACTCCTCACACAAAACTAGTTAAAATGTTGTCAAGCAACGAGGGCTTAACAATAGTCCAGGAGAGATGGGTCAAATATGGCAACTTAGACGTTAGAGTATTCGTGTGCAAAAAATAA
- a CDS encoding DUF424 domain-containing protein, which translates to MMKVYLSEKYVGRELLVAVCDEDLIGKTFREGNLKLEVKESFYGGRLVSIEDALKAIERATIVNLVGNTIISKAIEAGLIHPDGVIKIQGIAHAQKVLL; encoded by the coding sequence ATGATGAAGGTCTACCTTTCAGAGAAATACGTGGGGCGAGAACTTCTAGTTGCAGTTTGTGACGAAGACTTAATAGGTAAAACATTTAGGGAAGGAAACCTTAAACTCGAGGTAAAAGAATCATTTTACGGTGGTCGCCTCGTATCGATTGAAGACGCGCTAAAGGCTATAGAGCGGGCGACCATTGTGAACCTGGTTGGTAACACGATAATCTCGAAAGCTATAGAAGCTGGATTAATCCACCCCGATGGTGTGATAAAAATTCAAGGAATTGCACATGCCCAAAAAGTACTTCTTTAG
- the rsmA gene encoding 16S rRNA (adenine(1518)-N(6)/adenine(1519)-N(6))-dimethyltransferase RsmA: MKTVLRKYGIKPSRRRGQNFLLNPQIIRREVDYAEVTEKDIVLDIGAGLGWLTRALAERAKLVYAIESDRRLVLFLRDYLSSFKNVEVIHADFLELDLPEFNKIVSNPPYSISAPLIFKIAPLRFEKAVLTLQLEFARRLVASPGSKDYGRLSVSAQTYLNVEILEIVDRKNFYPPPKVNSAIVLLTPKPVAIDDPLFSEVSRYLFTMPNRKVKHSLAILLEHAGFSKSCALSVAEKSPFSEKRPRVLTPEEIKELTSWVRRVVYEGKEDR; the protein is encoded by the coding sequence GTGAAAACTGTACTGAGAAAATACGGGATAAAGCCCAGCAGACGCCGCGGCCAAAACTTCCTTCTGAATCCACAAATAATAAGGCGAGAGGTTGATTATGCCGAAGTCACAGAAAAAGATATAGTACTAGATATTGGTGCAGGTCTAGGGTGGCTGACGCGCGCTTTAGCCGAACGCGCAAAGCTAGTTTATGCCATAGAGTCTGATAGAAGGCTAGTTCTCTTCCTCCGAGACTACCTTTCCTCTTTCAAAAATGTTGAAGTGATACATGCAGACTTCTTAGAGTTAGATCTTCCCGAGTTTAACAAGATTGTTTCAAATCCACCATACTCCATCTCGGCCCCACTAATCTTCAAGATAGCCCCTTTACGTTTTGAAAAAGCTGTTTTAACACTACAGCTCGAATTTGCCCGCCGTCTGGTAGCCTCTCCAGGATCAAAGGACTACGGCCGCCTTTCGGTGAGCGCTCAAACATACCTGAATGTTGAAATCCTGGAAATTGTCGACAGGAAAAATTTCTACCCTCCACCAAAGGTTAACTCAGCAATAGTCCTACTCACGCCTAAACCGGTCGCCATCGATGACCCCCTATTCTCAGAGGTTTCACGTTACCTGTTCACTATGCCAAACAGGAAGGTCAAGCACAGCCTTGCTATTCTCCTCGAGCATGCGGGTTTTTCAAAAAGTTGCGCTCTAAGTGTTGCAGAGAAATCGCCGTTTTCCGAGAAGCGTCCACGGGTACTTACCCCAGAGGAGATAAAAGAATTGACGTCTTGGGTGAGGAGAGTCGTTTATGAAGGAAAGGAAGATAGATAA
- a CDS encoding GTPase, giving the protein MPTNLGAEAQVALKKLEEARTKEEQIKAIEELLSKMSKHKGTEKLERHLKKRLAKLKEEIEKEKARKAGSAPSFNVKKEGSGQIVLVGLTNSGKSLLLNRLTGADAKVGDYPFTTTSPEVGALNFDGVLIQLVESPPLFDGCAESANGPRIFSLIRTADVVAIVVDLTADPVLQVSTVIKELEKQKIYLNRQRPAVQIKKTGEGGIQIVGSSLFKGDVEELHGFLASKRIFNAVVYIKEPVTIEDVKLAMDESACFKPALIIANKGDAPGSAKNFKILKEHYSSSFPIYPVSSLTGKGLDELSKAFFSSLNIIRVYTKEPGGQRSEKPLVLKKGATVRDAVKRIRPSMLKTFSYAKIYGPSAKYDGEKVGLDHVLMDGDTIQIYTK; this is encoded by the coding sequence GTGCCCACTAATTTAGGCGCGGAGGCCCAAGTAGCTCTAAAGAAGCTAGAAGAGGCTAGAACAAAGGAAGAACAAATCAAAGCTATTGAAGAGCTCCTCTCAAAGATGAGCAAGCATAAAGGTACTGAAAAACTAGAACGTCATTTAAAGAAGCGCTTAGCCAAACTGAAGGAAGAGATTGAGAAAGAAAAGGCCCGCAAGGCGGGAAGTGCTCCATCGTTTAATGTTAAGAAAGAGGGAAGCGGCCAAATAGTCCTTGTCGGGTTGACTAATAGTGGAAAAAGTCTCCTCCTCAACCGTCTTACGGGAGCGGACGCAAAGGTCGGCGATTACCCATTCACGACCACCTCTCCCGAAGTAGGAGCTCTCAATTTTGACGGAGTTTTGATACAATTGGTTGAGTCACCCCCGCTTTTCGATGGATGTGCCGAGAGTGCTAACGGACCTAGAATATTCTCTCTAATTAGAACAGCTGACGTCGTCGCGATAGTAGTTGATTTGACTGCTGACCCCGTTCTCCAAGTTTCCACCGTAATCAAGGAGCTTGAAAAACAGAAAATCTACCTGAATAGGCAGCGACCAGCCGTGCAAATTAAAAAAACAGGGGAAGGAGGAATACAAATAGTGGGCTCATCCCTCTTTAAAGGTGATGTCGAAGAACTACACGGTTTTCTGGCATCCAAGCGAATTTTTAACGCAGTAGTCTACATAAAGGAGCCTGTAACCATTGAAGATGTGAAGCTAGCTATGGACGAGTCCGCGTGCTTCAAACCCGCTTTGATAATTGCTAATAAAGGAGACGCTCCGGGGAGCGCTAAGAACTTCAAAATTTTGAAGGAACACTACTCCTCAAGTTTCCCGATATACCCTGTTTCTTCCCTTACAGGTAAAGGTCTGGATGAGCTGAGTAAAGCATTTTTCTCTTCCCTAAACATAATACGCGTTTACACTAAAGAACCCGGAGGACAAAGGTCTGAAAAGCCACTTGTGTTGAAGAAGGGCGCTACCGTTCGTGATGCCGTCAAACGAATACGTCCATCCATGCTTAAAACCTTTAGCTACGCCAAGATTTACGGTCCGTCAGCGAAGTATGATGGAGAAAAAGTAGGTTTGGACCATGTTCTAATGGATGGTGACACGATTCAAATTTACACGAAATGA
- the cutA gene encoding divalent-cation tolerance protein CutA: protein MVVVVFVTAKESEAEKIASELINRRLAACVNILPGATSIYWWQGKVEKDRESLLVIKSDEKVLDKLVEAVKQVHSYTVPEIIAVNVVGGSRDYIKWVEENLSRE from the coding sequence GTGGTCGTGGTAGTTTTTGTGACAGCCAAAGAGAGCGAAGCCGAGAAAATTGCTTCTGAGCTTATTAATAGGCGTTTAGCCGCGTGCGTCAACATATTACCCGGAGCCACGTCGATTTACTGGTGGCAGGGGAAGGTTGAAAAGGATAGGGAGAGCTTACTGGTGATCAAGTCTGATGAAAAAGTGCTGGATAAGCTTGTTGAGGCCGTTAAACAAGTGCATAGTTACACGGTGCCCGAGATAATAGCTGTGAACGTGGTTGGAGGGTCAAGGGACTACATTAAGTGGGTTGAAGAAAACTTGTCAAGAGAGTGA
- a CDS encoding 50S ribosomal protein L21e, translating to MVRNSKGYRTRTRKLLKKHPRKRGLPPPDRLLYDYKIGEKVVILIDPSVHKGQPHKRFHGKVGTVIEKRGRAYVVALEVGSKVKKATVRPEHLRPLQTT from the coding sequence TTGGTTCGTAACTCCAAAGGTTATAGAACTCGGACTAGGAAACTCTTAAAGAAGCATCCAAGGAAGAGAGGGCTCCCTCCACCCGACAGATTGCTTTACGATTACAAAATTGGTGAAAAAGTGGTCATTTTAATAGATCCGAGTGTCCACAAAGGGCAGCCTCATAAACGTTTCCACGGAAAAGTTGGTACTGTGATTGAGAAAAGAGGAAGAGCTTATGTTGTAGCACTAGAGGTAGGAAGCAAAGTCAAGAAGGCAACGGTAAGGCCCGAACATCTCCGCCCATTACAAACCACGTAA
- a CDS encoding methyltransferase, with protein MKERKIDKFSLLIFDEVYDPAEDSFLLAENLAVKPGDVVLDVGSGTGLITLAAIAKGAKRVVAIDVSSLAAKNTLINADKNGCKEKVDVIVGDIIAPLKPGVFFDVVAFNPPYLPVSDKGRLGLAWSGGKTGRKTVNRFVRMAKKLHPQTAFQIILSSVMQPEKVLRKLSLLGFKYSVDARRKFFFEEIILISFSR; from the coding sequence ATGAAGGAAAGGAAGATAGATAAATTCTCCCTGCTCATTTTTGATGAGGTTTACGACCCTGCCGAAGACTCCTTCTTGCTCGCGGAAAACCTAGCTGTGAAACCAGGAGACGTAGTGCTGGATGTTGGGTCCGGCACGGGTCTTATAACGCTCGCCGCAATAGCTAAAGGAGCGAAGCGCGTCGTTGCAATAGATGTATCCTCCCTGGCGGCTAAGAACACGCTTATAAACGCCGACAAAAATGGCTGTAAAGAGAAAGTAGATGTAATTGTGGGCGATATTATCGCTCCACTTAAGCCCGGTGTCTTTTTTGATGTCGTGGCGTTTAACCCACCTTATCTCCCCGTCAGTGACAAGGGGAGATTGGGGTTAGCATGGAGTGGAGGAAAAACAGGCCGAAAGACTGTTAACCGCTTTGTACGTATGGCTAAAAAATTGCACCCACAAACCGCGTTCCAAATCATTTTATCTTCGGTCATGCAACCCGAAAAAGTTTTAAGAAAGCTTTCGCTCCTCGGGTTCAAGTACAGCGTAGACGCAAGGAGAAAATTCTTCTTCGAAGAAATAATTCTTATTTCTTTCTCCCGATAA
- a CDS encoding TatD family hydrolase — protein sequence MTDNHIHVNPIKGSGAEAVGKAFKSQGGTALFVVSLPSWSYDVHLTSPSDFDRCYTLTFASVKKLLDLGLQAFAVVGVHPAELTYLLNEGVPLSEATELIKKGLEKAAEWVCKQKAVAIGEVGLPHYPVSDEVLAASNQLLEYALTLAKDVDCPVQLHTGRLGEKEIDALSDMIKRIGFKTSRIIKHFAPPDIKPLLARGIFPSVLATEKNVAKALDFGTDFLIETDFIDDPKRPGAVLDPRSAPKTVKRLISKGVSEEVFWKICKDNVEKIYGLEIQVKNGIKI from the coding sequence GTGACAGATAATCACATACACGTGAACCCTATTAAAGGCTCAGGTGCTGAAGCTGTCGGGAAAGCCTTCAAATCTCAGGGTGGGACAGCTTTATTCGTGGTCAGTTTGCCGAGTTGGAGCTATGACGTGCACTTAACGAGCCCATCCGACTTCGATCGCTGTTACACGTTAACTTTTGCATCTGTTAAAAAGCTACTAGATTTAGGTTTGCAAGCCTTCGCGGTTGTTGGTGTACACCCAGCGGAACTTACATACCTACTAAATGAAGGGGTCCCATTAAGTGAAGCTACTGAACTAATTAAAAAGGGACTTGAGAAGGCGGCCGAATGGGTTTGTAAACAAAAAGCCGTAGCAATAGGAGAGGTAGGTCTCCCCCACTATCCGGTGAGTGACGAGGTTCTTGCGGCGTCCAACCAGTTGTTAGAATACGCTCTAACACTAGCTAAAGACGTGGACTGCCCCGTCCAGCTACATACGGGTCGACTTGGAGAAAAAGAAATAGATGCACTCTCAGATATGATTAAAAGAATAGGCTTCAAAACCAGTCGTATCATAAAACACTTTGCGCCTCCCGACATAAAGCCTCTCCTGGCGAGAGGTATTTTCCCGTCAGTGTTAGCAACAGAAAAGAACGTCGCAAAAGCCTTAGATTTCGGTACGGATTTTCTAATTGAAACCGACTTCATTGATGATCCTAAACGTCCCGGCGCCGTCCTTGATCCAAGAAGCGCCCCGAAAACTGTTAAACGCTTAATTTCGAAAGGTGTCAGCGAAGAAGTCTTCTGGAAAATATGCAAAGATAATGTGGAAAAGATATATGGCTTAGAAATCCAGGTTAAGAATGGAATCAAGATTTAA
- a CDS encoding OB-fold nucleic acid binding domain-containing protein has product MSFWEPARKLRISEVIGGSVENPEPGKFVLTTKSGIKTGKVRVMGTVVDVFRSEIGNYVSFTLDDGTGTIRVKVWRGKDVASNINIGDIVDVAGLVRVYKGEVYLVPELIIKVEDPNWELVRELEILVFQSLLSETRPHQRKTALLKGIIKIIDSLDTGNGVSKSTLGKLLNVAEEELENALDLLLREGIIYETDNGYYKRLGNLDESNGER; this is encoded by the coding sequence ATGTCGTTTTGGGAACCGGCGCGAAAGCTACGAATATCCGAAGTGATCGGTGGCTCCGTCGAAAATCCGGAGCCGGGTAAATTCGTTCTTACCACTAAGTCCGGCATTAAGACAGGCAAAGTAAGAGTTATGGGAACGGTTGTTGATGTGTTTAGAAGCGAAATAGGCAATTATGTTTCATTCACTCTTGACGATGGTACCGGAACCATTAGGGTAAAGGTTTGGAGGGGGAAAGATGTGGCTAGCAACATAAACATAGGAGACATAGTCGACGTAGCGGGATTGGTGCGCGTCTACAAAGGCGAAGTTTACCTGGTTCCAGAACTTATAATTAAGGTCGAAGACCCCAACTGGGAACTGGTTCGAGAACTCGAAATACTCGTATTCCAGTCGCTTTTAAGCGAAACACGCCCCCATCAAAGAAAAACTGCCCTCCTTAAGGGAATTATAAAGATAATAGACAGCCTAGACACTGGAAACGGTGTTTCAAAGTCAACCTTAGGAAAACTTTTAAATGTGGCGGAAGAAGAATTGGAGAACGCTCTTGACCTGCTGCTAAGAGAAGGTATAATATATGAGACTGACAATGGTTATTACAAGCGTTTAGGTAATCTAGACGAAAGTAACGGAGAGAGATAA
- a CDS encoding nucleotidyltransferase domain-containing protein yields MAKKPVRRGDRVEVVYSDERWRLLAELRKRAVQVIRKLREHGLDAIVHGSVARGDVTKHSDVDIVIPYQVASFKVETALGELFPTFMEKSIVQATPQHAPKAHIQVDDKLTVTFPLAKLSRLECEFYGFGGVVNLEQLERGERVPGVDKRLMLIEPTDRGHLESPIIGRESIVAKKLGISVETVQQRVRVLTRRDEIGRTGVYFKRSLEDDESFEDVLKKMAERDPVIRGRLRWGA; encoded by the coding sequence TTGGCAAAGAAACCTGTTAGAAGAGGGGACAGAGTTGAGGTCGTTTATTCTGATGAAAGGTGGAGGCTCCTAGCTGAGCTTAGAAAGAGAGCAGTGCAAGTGATTAGGAAGCTTAGAGAACACGGGTTAGACGCAATAGTTCACGGCAGTGTTGCACGAGGCGATGTCACAAAACACAGTGACGTTGATATCGTGATACCATACCAAGTTGCATCGTTTAAGGTAGAAACCGCGCTTGGAGAATTATTTCCGACTTTCATGGAGAAATCTATAGTCCAAGCAACGCCGCAGCATGCACCCAAAGCACATATACAAGTTGACGATAAATTGACAGTTACATTTCCTTTAGCTAAACTTAGTAGACTTGAGTGTGAATTTTACGGCTTCGGTGGAGTAGTTAACCTTGAACAACTCGAAAGAGGGGAGAGGGTGCCAGGTGTAGACAAGAGACTCATGCTTATAGAACCAACGGATAGAGGACATTTAGAAAGTCCAATCATAGGAAGAGAGAGCATCGTTGCAAAAAAATTAGGGATAAGTGTTGAAACAGTTCAACAGAGAGTTAGAGTGCTAACAAGGCGCGACGAAATAGGGAGGACTGGAGTTTATTTTAAAAGAAGCTTGGAAGACGACGAAAGCTTTGAAGACGTTCTAAAGAAAATGGCTGAACGAGACCCAGTTATAAGAGGAAGACTTAGGTGGGGTGCATGA
- a CDS encoding RNA polymerase Rpb4 family protein, with protein MPLKILSEKYLTLAEVKELLEKRESEGRLNYTQRVTLDYVRLFSKLPADKSRKLVDLLVEKYGLKESTATQIVNVLPQTIDELRVFLAYETKTFGREELESMVNIIREFLET; from the coding sequence TTGCCTCTCAAGATTCTATCAGAGAAGTATCTTACTTTAGCTGAGGTCAAAGAGCTATTAGAGAAGAGAGAAAGCGAAGGAAGGTTGAATTACACTCAGAGGGTTACTCTAGACTACGTGCGGCTTTTTTCGAAATTACCCGCAGATAAATCTAGGAAACTTGTAGATTTATTGGTTGAAAAGTACGGTTTAAAGGAGTCAACTGCAACACAAATAGTTAATGTGCTACCTCAAACAATTGACGAGCTAAGAGTTTTTCTGGCATATGAAACTAAAACATTCGGGAGAGAAGAGTTAGAAAGCATGGTGAACATTATCCGTGAATTTCTTGAAACATGA